The Microbacterium sp. LKL04 sequence TCCGGCGTCGTCCATGAGGAGATAGCTCGTGGCGCCACCGGGTGCCGGCTGCGCATCGAGGATGCGGAATCGCGGATCGTGACTCTTGCCCGCGTACCAGCGCTGTCGCGCCACCCAGGCGCTGAGGTCGTCGTCGAATCGCACACGATCACTGTGGCGTGGCGAAGCGGGATCGCGGAAGGGGTGGACGGGGATTCATTCGCAGGTTAGGGATCCGCCTGCCATGATCGGCGCATGGGGGAGACGATGCTCGCGGAGCGGCTCGGGACGGCGCCGGAGAAGAAGCGATGGGCACCGCGTCGTCGGGTCCTGCTGATCGCCGCGCTCGCGGTCGGGGCGATCGCCGTGGTGGTCGCCGGGTGGCAGATCGCCGCATGGACGGCGCTCGGCGCGGTGCGGATCGTCTACGACGCGCGGCCGGTCGTATGCGAAGGCGCCGAGGTGGGCCTCCAGCCGTCGGGCGCGTCGGGCGAGGTCGCGGGTGACAACGGCTTCGCGTGGGACGAGACGTTTTACTCGTCGGTTCTGTGGGTCGAGCCCGGGATGACCTGCGCGATCCGGTTCTTCGTCGTCAACGACGGCTGGAGCGAGGTCGATGCCCAGGCCGTCGCCCTCCCGGGGATGCAGGAGGATCACGTCTCCCTTGTCCGTCCGACGATGGTGAATCCGAACGGTCAGACGAGGCTCGCCGACACCGACGACGCGGCGGTCTTCGCGATCGAGGGCATGCCCGTCCCCGCCGGGGAACAGCGGGCCTTCACGGTCATCGTCGAAGCGAACGCCGAGGATGCCGATGGGTACACCGTCTGCTCCGGGTTCATGCCGACGCCGCCTCAGGTGACCGTCTCCGGTCTGGGCGTGCAGCGGGCCGTATCGTCGCCCGAAGACTCCGGGATCTGGTTCTCCGCGGGCCCCCGCGACGAGTGCGACTGAGCCCGGGTACCACACGGCATCCGTGGGCGCACGCCCCTGGGCAGAGGCCGTCCGCCGCTGAGAGCGTCGAGGTATGTCGACCATCGATGAGCCCTCGACCGCCGTCCCCTCGACCCGCGCGGAGCGCAGCGCGGACCCGACGCTCGGTGTCGTCTCGCGCCCTGCCTGGCGCGACGACTCGGCGTCGCTTCTGATCCGCGGCTACCGGTTCGGTGAGCGAATCTGGAGCCGCGCTCCGCGGGGGGCGCGTTCCGCACCTTTGCGCCTGCTGTTCTCCGACGCGCTGCTCGTCCGCGGTGCCGAGGGTGTGGCGGCGTTCTACGACGACGAGCGTGTGGCACGGCACGGCGCGATGCCGCCGTTCATCCAGGAGACCCTCTTCGGGCACGACTCGGTGCACAGCCTCGACGGCGACGAGCATCGGCACCGCAAGGCCACCTTCGTCTCGGCGCTGTACGAGGACGAGCAGGTCGCCCGGCTGCGTCCGCACCTCGAACGGGAGTGGCGGCACGAGGTCGACGCGTGGATCGCCGGCGGTGAACGATCGGCGTACGACGCGGCGGTCGGTGCTCTGGGACGGGCGATCATGCGCTGGGCGGGGCTGCCGGGGACCGGCGACGCCAAGACGAGATGGGCTCGCCGGCAGGCGCAGATCGTCGACGGCTTCGGAGTGCCGTACTCGCCCGAATACGTGCTGGCGTTCGCGAACCGACGCTGGTCCGACCGTCACGCTGAGCGGCTGGTCCGGGCGGTGCGCGCGGGTCGTCTCGACGCGCAGCCCGGGACGGCGCTGAACGCCTGGGCGTGGCACCGTGATCGCGACGGGCAGTTGCTTCCCGCGCGCCTCGCCGGCATCGAGCTGCAGAACAGCTTCCGGCCGATGATCGCCGTCGCGCGGTTCACGGCCTTTGCGGCGAAGCGGCTGCAGGAGCACCCTGAATGGCGCGAGCGGATCGCGGCGGAGGTCGCCGAGCGCGGATCCCTCGTGGACGGCCCGCTCGCGACGGCGTTCGCGCAGGAGATCCGCCGCACCTCACCGTTCGTTCCGATGCTCCCCGCCTTCGCGACGCAGGACATCGAGGTCGACGGGCGCACGGTCCGCGCCGGCGGGCGGATCGTCCTCGACATCCTCGGCACCGACACGGACGAGCGGTCCTGGGATCGCGCGGACGAGTTCGGTCCCGAGCGCTTCGTCGACGTCGACGACTACGAGGCGATCGCTGCCTTCGTCCCGCACGGCGGCGCCGACGTCGCGACGGGGCACCGCTGCCCGGGCGAGAAGCTCGCGATCGCCGGGCTCGCGGCATCCATCAGCGCGATGAGCGACCCGCGGCTCGCGATCCTTCCGGCGGGCCTCGACGTGAACGAGCGCCGGATGCCGACCAAGCCCCGCTCCGGCGGTCGCGTCCGCGCGAGCGGGTCGCCGGCGGGCAGCGCGCGCTGCCCCTTCCACCGCGCCTGAGGTCGGTATCCCGCGACGCGACCGGGCGGGGATGCCACAGCCCGGCGCGCGGCGCAAGGGGGTCCGCACGGGAAGGCGGCGCCCGCAGCTCATCACGGCGGGGTCGTGTGCGTACTGGTAGGCCTCGCGAGCGCGACCGCCCTGCCGCCGGAGGACCTCGTCGACTCCAGCGGTCCCCTTCTCGACGTGGTCGCGGCTGCGGGAGTCGGCGTGCCGGCCTGGCTCTTCAGCCTGATCGCGCTCGTCGCGGTCGCCAACGGAGCGCTCCTCACGATGATCATGGCGAGTCGTCTCACGTACGGGATGTCTGAGCAGGGGCTTCTCCCCGGTGTCCTCGGACGGGTGCTCCCGAACCGCCGCACGCCGTGGGTGGCGATCCTCACGACCACGCTCATCGCCATGCTGCTCACACTCGTCGGCGATCTCGGTCTGCTCGCGGAGACGGTCGTGCTCCTGCTGCTGTTCGTCTTCCTGAGCGCGAACGTGTCGGTTCTCGTCCTGCGCCGCGACCGGGTCGAGCACGATCACTTCCGCGTCTGGACGGTCATCCCGATCCTCGGGATCGCGTCCTGCATCCTGCTGCTCACGCAGCAGTCCGGCATCGTCTGGCTGTTCGGCGCGGGCCTGCTCGTGGTCGGCGTCGCACTGTTCTTCGCGACCCGGTGGCTGCGCTCGCGGGCGGGGGAACCGGTTCAGGGCGTCATCCGGCGCGGCGGACGCCCCGAACCCGGGTCATCGACCGGTGGGCGGGAGCTTCGCGACGCCGTGGCGGGCGGGCTCGTCCGGTTCCGCGGCGGTCGCGGGAGATGCCGCCGACTCGCCGTGCGGGGAATCGGTGCCGGGGTACGACGGCTCCTCGATCTCGATCGCGCGGTCGCGGTCCTCCTTCTTGGGCAGGTGGTCCAGGGGCTGTCGGATGTCATCGGATTCGCTCATGTCCCCACGCTCCGACTCCGGCGGAGCCCGCGGCAGGGGCTTGCGAGCACCGGGTGAGTGTGGTGGCCGGGTTCGCGTAGCGTGAAGCGGTGACCGTCGGCATCCATCTGTCCCCGCTCGCCGAGATCCCGGCGACGACCCTCTACCGGATCATGTGGCTGCGGGTCGGCGTGTTCGTCGTCGAGCAGGAGGCCGCCTATCCGGAGCTCGACGGTCGCGACATCGAGCCCGGCGCGCTCCTCGCGTGGGCGGAGGAGGACGGCGAGGTCCTCGGAACGCTCCGCGTGCTGGATGAGGGCACGCGGTGGCGGATCGGACGCGTCGTCACGAGTGCCGCCGCCCGCGGCCGAGGTGTCGGCGCCGACCTCATGCGCCTCGCGATCGATCACGCGATCGCCCAGGACGCCTCGCGCCCGTTCGTCCTCGACGCGCAGGAGCACCTCGCGGACTGGTACGGCCGCTTCGGGTTCGTCGTCAGCGGTGCGTCCTACGTCGAGGACCGCATTCCGCACGTACCGATGACCCGTTCCGCAGACGCCGCAGTGTAGGAGACGGATGCCGGGGGCGCGACCCCCATCTGCGTGACGCGAACGGCCCGCACTATCGACCAATGCTCGAACTGCACTACTCCGATGGCTACGTCGTGACGACGGACGCGATCGCGGATGCGGTGATGCGGTACGCGAAGAGCCTCGCGGAGCAGAAAGCCTCGGACCTCATCACCGTCCCCATCTCGACCACCGAGGGCGCGGCGACCTCGTCGATGCTCATCGGCCCCGCGAGCCAGCTCTACACGACGCCGCACACGGGCTTCGCGGTCCGCCTGGACGACGAGGCCGCGGTCATGGACCTCCTCAGTCGCAACGACCGGCTCGTCCATCCGCCGGCGTCGATCGGCGAGTACCCCTACGAGGAGGACGACCCCTGGTTCGAGGAGTCGTTCTGACGCGCGCACGGCGGCGGTCGATCGGCTGATGCGCGGGGCAGGGGTCCGGGCGTAGCCTCGCGCTGTGCGCCCCCTCCGCTACTCCATCAACGTCACCCTCGACGGGTGCGTCGACCACCTCGCCGGCATCCCCGATCCGCAGACGCATGCCCACGCCGCAGAGCAGATCGCCCGCGCCGACGCCCTCCTGTTCGGCCGCACCGTCTACTGGATGATGGAGGATGCCTGGCGTCCACCGGCATCCGATGGGCGGCCGGAGTGGATGCAACCGTTCGCGCACACCATCGACGCCGCGAAGAAGTACGTCGTCTCGTCGACGCTGGGCTCGGTGGACTGGAACGCCGAGCTGGTCACCGGGGACCTGCGCACGGAGGTCGAGTCGCTCAAGGCGACGTCGGGAGACGGGCTGTACACGGCGGGCGTCACCCTCGCGACGACGCTTGCGGGCTGGGGGCTCATCGACGAGTACACGTTCGTGGTCCACCCTCGCCTCGCCGGGCACGGTCCGCGGCTGTTCGAGGGGCTGCAGGAGCCGCTGGATCTGGAGCTCGTGGATCGCGTCTCGTTCGCCTCCGGCGTGACCGCCGAGACCTACGTGCCGAGGCGCTGAGCGGGCTCGACCCCCGCCTTCACAGGGGCAGGCGCTCCGCGTCGGCGTACGGACTGAACCTGCGGACGTAGGCCCGCTGCACCACGCGGTCGACAGCCGTGAGGTTCTTCGCACGCCCCGCAGGTCGATCGATCGGCATCCCCAGGTCGGCCAGGGTCCGCCGGGCGTCGGGCGTCCACCGCACGGTCTCGGCGATCCTCAGCGCGCGATCGGCGAGCACGTACCGGTCCGTGCTCTTCGCGAGGAGCCACGCATGCCACACCTGCAGCGGCCGACTGTCCGAGACGGTTCCCGCCGCGACATCCCCGGCGAGCCACATCTCGATCACCGAATCGATCGTCCTGAGCCTCGCGAGCAGGGGGATCAGAAGCGCTTCGGTGTCGAGGACGAGGGGATCGCGGGCAGCCTCGTCCGTGTCGAGATACCGGCGGCGGGATGCACCGGGCAGGTCGCTCAGCCCGAAGGTGGCGGGGTGAGGGGCGTCATAGTCGGGCTCGCCGTCCCGAAGGATCAGGGAACCCACGGCCAGCTCGTGCTCGTGGGCGTCCCACTTTGCCGTGCCGAGGTGGACCCACCACCGGAGCTCGGACGTGTCCAGGATCCACTCGTCGCCGCGGCGCTCGAAGCCGGCCGGTCGAAGCACGCGCGTCATCTCGCGGGTGCGGTGCCCTCGGGACCACGTCTTCACCCCCGTGTCTGCCATGAGCGAAGGAT is a genomic window containing:
- a CDS encoding GNAT family N-acetyltransferase, producing MTVGIHLSPLAEIPATTLYRIMWLRVGVFVVEQEAAYPELDGRDIEPGALLAWAEEDGEVLGTLRVLDEGTRWRIGRVVTSAAARGRGVGADLMRLAIDHAIAQDASRPFVLDAQEHLADWYGRFGFVVSGASYVEDRIPHVPMTRSADAAV
- a CDS encoding cytochrome P450 — its product is MSTIDEPSTAVPSTRAERSADPTLGVVSRPAWRDDSASLLIRGYRFGERIWSRAPRGARSAPLRLLFSDALLVRGAEGVAAFYDDERVARHGAMPPFIQETLFGHDSVHSLDGDEHRHRKATFVSALYEDEQVARLRPHLEREWRHEVDAWIAGGERSAYDAAVGALGRAIMRWAGLPGTGDAKTRWARRQAQIVDGFGVPYSPEYVLAFANRRWSDRHAERLVRAVRAGRLDAQPGTALNAWAWHRDRDGQLLPARLAGIELQNSFRPMIAVARFTAFAAKRLQEHPEWRERIAAEVAERGSLVDGPLATAFAQEIRRTSPFVPMLPAFATQDIEVDGRTVRAGGRIVLDILGTDTDERSWDRADEFGPERFVDVDDYEAIAAFVPHGGADVATGHRCPGEKLAIAGLAASISAMSDPRLAILPAGLDVNERRMPTKPRSGGRVRASGSPAGSARCPFHRA
- a CDS encoding dihydrofolate reductase family protein, with the protein product MRPLRYSINVTLDGCVDHLAGIPDPQTHAHAAEQIARADALLFGRTVYWMMEDAWRPPASDGRPEWMQPFAHTIDAAKKYVVSSTLGSVDWNAELVTGDLRTEVESLKATSGDGLYTAGVTLATTLAGWGLIDEYTFVVHPRLAGHGPRLFEGLQEPLDLELVDRVSFASGVTAETYVPRR